CCGCATCTAGAGCCGCTAGAGCTTCCGCCACCATAGAGTCTGTGATGTGATACACATCATCTTCTTCCCGTCCCTCATCTTCGCCCTTCGTCACCGAGATCCTGATCCCGCTCTCTACGGTAGTGGCGTCCGGCGCCCTCCTATCATCCTTCGTGTCTGCCGAGGACAGGCTAGTTGTACTAGTTGGAATATCCGCAGACAGGAcgctctcctcatcccctgtgtCACACAGGTACTCAGGTGTGCCCCCCACCCCCTCATCCAGCTCATCCGTCAACGAGGTGTAGCACCCCACACCGGGCCAGGAGGGGTCCGAGCTATTTCGGAACATCCTAATCTTGTGGGAGTCATTGTCACCCAAATGTGTCAGATGGTGACTATGATCCAGGGAGAGTGTGTTAGGGTAGATTGGAACTTGGCTGGGGCCCTTAGATGGATCTCGTCTTGGAACCTGGCCCTCTGGATGGATGATATACagacccctaccaccaccaccaccctccccTGCCCAAGGCTTGACTCCCTgccccctcccctgccccctctctGGGTTGGCGGGCACGGCGTGAAGCCTGTTGATCTGGTTGTTGTCGATCTCCAGCTTGAGGCCTCGTCCTCCATCTTCTCCATCGTTGTACTTGTTGCTGTTGCTGAAGCCCAGGTTGTGAAAGTCCTGCTTCTGCTTGTTGTTGGACTGGTCCCCGCCGTCTGCTGGGAGGTGGTGGGGCTGGTAGAGAGAGCTCTCTGCCGGGTCCCTATTCCTGCCGTGGACGTCCACCGGAACAGTCGGATCATAGATGTAACAGGgagaagggaagaagagaggaaaacatttagagaaatagagaaaggggagagagagaccattagagacagacaaacaaataGATGAAATAGCAATTAAATAACAATATTTATTATTCCCCGTCTTGTCAGCGGTCCCTGTGTTCTATAGAAAACTGTCAAAACTGTCAACTTTCAATAAccagtcacacatcacacatgACTCATTGTTTCTCTAAGACACAGAGAAGAAATACGACAGGCGGACTATTTAGGTGCATTGACACAGTAGTCTCAGGGTGTCAGCTTTGAATGAGAATCGATTAAACACCCGCACACACCCCCTTGCACACTGtcaaaacaaggacacctctcctagtagcagagggagacagagaatgacagagagggagagcgacagagactgacagacagaaagagagagagctcaacagagagagagcagagagtgaaaaAGGTAAACCCTAACGCAGATAGTACAGGAGCAG
The genomic region above belongs to Oncorhynchus kisutch isolate 150728-3 linkage group LG16, Okis_V2, whole genome shotgun sequence and contains:
- the LOC109906166 gene encoding uncharacterized protein LOC109906166, whose protein sequence is MGCQCCKMIKRNRDPAESSLYQPHHLPADGGDQSNNKQKQDFHNLGFSNSNKYNDGEDGGRGLKLEIDNNQINRLHAVPANPERGQGRGQGVKPWAGEGGGGGRGLYIIHPEGQVPRRDPSKGPSQVPIYPNTLSLDHSHHLTHLGDNDSHKIRMFRNSSDPSWPGVGCYTSLTDELDEGVGGTPEYLCDTGDEESVLSADIPTSTTSLSSADTKDDRRAPDATTVESGIRISVTKGEDEGREEDDVYHITDSMVAEALAALDAATAGEDYED